The following proteins are co-located in the Pedobacter sp. FW305-3-2-15-E-R2A2 genome:
- the mnmG gene encoding tRNA uridine-5-carboxymethylaminomethyl(34) synthesis enzyme MnmG, with product MFKEYDVIVVGAGHAGCEAAAAAANLGSSVLLITMNMETIAQMSCNPAMGGVAKGQIVREIDAMGGYSGIISDKTTLQFRMLNLSKGPAMWSPRAQNDRKRFAEEWRLALERTPNVDFWQDMVSSLVIKNNTVVGVKTSLGIEIKGKSVVLTNGTFLNGLIHIGEKKFGGGRTAERAATGITEQLTELGFEAGRMKTGTPPRVDGRSLNYSLMEEQWGDENPGRFSYTNVTRPTEQRCCWITYTNAEVHETLKEGFEKSPMFTGRIKGLGPRYCPSIEDKINRFAERERHQIFVEPEGWNTCEIYVNGFSTSLPEDVQYRALTQIPGFENAKMFRPGYAIEYDYFPPTQLGLTLETKLISNLFFAGQINGTTGYEEAASQGFIAGINAHQKVNELHELIMKRSESYIGVLIDDLVTKGTEEPYRMFTSRAEHRLLLRQDNADIRLSPIGHELGLISDERLDIVKQKVANSDAIVAFAKKQGIEMTEANQKLEELGTSTLNQNVKIFSLLSRPQVGIEDIREISQSFREYLSPFDQETVEQAEIKIKYESYFEKEQEIVNKMQKMEDKDINPNFDYSQLVSLSKEAREKLLKIKPRTLGQASRISGVSPSDISVLMVHISK from the coding sequence ATGTTTAAAGAATATGATGTTATAGTTGTAGGTGCAGGGCATGCCGGATGTGAAGCTGCTGCTGCTGCTGCAAATCTGGGATCCTCGGTTTTGTTGATCACCATGAATATGGAAACCATTGCACAGATGAGTTGCAACCCTGCCATGGGCGGTGTAGCAAAAGGTCAGATTGTAAGAGAAATTGACGCGATGGGCGGATACTCCGGAATCATCAGCGACAAAACCACCTTACAATTCAGGATGCTCAACCTGTCTAAGGGTCCGGCGATGTGGAGCCCAAGAGCACAGAACGACAGAAAAAGATTTGCCGAAGAATGGAGACTTGCATTGGAGCGTACTCCAAATGTAGACTTTTGGCAAGATATGGTGAGTAGCCTTGTGATCAAAAACAATACTGTCGTTGGTGTAAAAACCTCCCTGGGAATTGAGATCAAAGGCAAGTCCGTTGTCCTGACCAATGGCACCTTCTTAAACGGTTTGATCCATATCGGAGAGAAGAAGTTTGGAGGAGGCAGAACTGCAGAAAGAGCTGCCACAGGAATTACAGAACAATTAACCGAACTGGGATTTGAAGCCGGCAGAATGAAAACGGGCACCCCACCCCGCGTAGACGGAAGGTCTCTAAATTATTCTTTAATGGAAGAACAATGGGGTGATGAAAATCCTGGCCGTTTCTCTTATACCAATGTAACCCGGCCAACAGAACAACGGTGTTGCTGGATTACCTATACCAATGCAGAAGTTCACGAAACACTGAAGGAAGGATTTGAAAAATCTCCCATGTTCACTGGAAGGATCAAAGGACTGGGACCAAGATATTGCCCTTCTATTGAAGATAAAATCAATCGCTTTGCAGAACGGGAAAGACACCAGATTTTCGTAGAACCTGAAGGATGGAATACCTGTGAGATCTATGTAAATGGTTTCTCTACCTCACTTCCGGAAGATGTTCAATACAGGGCCTTAACTCAGATCCCCGGATTTGAAAATGCAAAAATGTTCCGTCCTGGATATGCCATAGAATACGATTATTTTCCACCTACCCAGCTTGGATTAACCCTGGAAACAAAATTAATCAGCAATCTGTTCTTTGCTGGGCAAATCAATGGAACAACGGGATACGAAGAGGCTGCTAGTCAGGGCTTTATAGCCGGAATCAATGCCCATCAGAAGGTAAATGAACTCCATGAGCTGATTATGAAACGCTCCGAGTCTTATATTGGGGTATTAATAGATGATCTGGTAACTAAAGGAACAGAAGAGCCTTATCGCATGTTTACTTCAAGAGCAGAGCACAGGCTATTGCTCCGTCAGGATAATGCAGACATCCGTCTCTCCCCTATCGGCCACGAGTTAGGTCTGATCAGTGATGAACGCTTAGACATTGTAAAACAAAAGGTAGCCAACTCAGATGCCATTGTGGCCTTTGCAAAGAAACAAGGCATTGAAATGACAGAGGCAAATCAGAAGCTGGAAGAATTGGGTACAAGTACCCTGAATCAAAATGTAAAAATATTCAGCCTGTTAAGCCGCCCTCAGGTGGGTATTGAAGACATCAGAGAAATCAGTCAAAGCTTCAGAGAATACCTCAGCCCTTTTGATCAGGAAACAGTAGAACAGGCAGAGATCAAAATCAAATACGAAAGCTATTTTGAGAAAGAACAAGAGATTGTAAATAAAATGCAGAAGATGGAAGATAAAGACATCAATCCAAATTTTGATTATTCCCAATTGGTATCTTTATCAAAGGAAGCCAGAGAGAAGTTGCTGAAGATCAAGCCAAGAACTTTAGGGCAGGCATCGAGAATTTCAGGTGTTTCTCCTTCTGATATCTCCGTTTTAATGGTTCATATCAGTAAGTAA
- a CDS encoding gamma carbonic anhydrase family protein, protein MPVILPVKDKHPKWDENCFIAPNATIVGDVVMGKNCSVWFNAVIRGDVNSITIGDDSNIQDGAVIHATYLKAATVIGNRVSVGHNAIVHGCTLKDHILVGMGAIIMDNAVVEPYCIIAAGAVVLENTECESGYIYAGTPAKKIKPITEEQRALLNKLPDNYIMYADWFR, encoded by the coding sequence ATGCCAGTTATATTACCAGTTAAAGATAAACATCCCAAATGGGATGAAAATTGTTTTATTGCCCCAAATGCCACTATTGTTGGCGATGTTGTGATGGGAAAAAATTGCTCCGTTTGGTTTAATGCTGTGATCAGAGGTGATGTAAATAGCATTACTATTGGTGACGACAGCAATATTCAGGATGGTGCAGTGATTCATGCAACCTATTTAAAAGCAGCCACTGTGATTGGAAATAGGGTCTCTGTAGGGCATAATGCGATCGTTCATGGCTGTACCCTTAAAGACCATATTTTAGTTGGAATGGGGGCTATTATTATGGATAATGCAGTTGTAGAGCCGTATTGTATCATCGCTGCCGGTGCAGTGGTATTGGAGAATACCGAATGCGAAAGCGGCTATATTTATGCGGGAACTCCTGCTAAAAAAATAAAGCCCATTACTGAGGAGCAACGGGCTTTATTAAATAAATTACCAGACAATTATATCATGTATGCTGACTGGTTCAGATAA
- a CDS encoding Ig-like domain-containing domain: MAKNSNVSNFRLFASLLLLTSLIYSCASIQQPQGGPRDTTPPKVLKMEPKNLTTNFKAKKITIEFDEYFKLQNEFKEFSISPELKIAPTLKTKKKILEISFTDSLEKNTTYTLNFGKAIADINESNVLKNFSYVFSTGPKLDSLSIKGKITNSATGEPEIEAVAFILPIERDTIFGKAKPSIYTLTDSSGNYSLNNLREGTYRIYALKEKGGDKIYQQSTDEIGFIKDSIVLKHNLDTVNMRVFKEDAKVFRILDRRINADGSISFALNQKLKKPEVTIVEPAALDATKFAKFSKNNDSLKIWLTDLSFDSTKVSLKSEGKLLQSSTLTRGKKETYNRVLSASDNLEDRTLNPNKSLKLTFNFPVLSVDASKITLLEDSVERTNFTVVKDSLDFLSYHIKYPWRIKKPYQMKFGAGAFTAIFNTKNKEFSKDFKLGSKDDYGSLIVKIIPPEKDKSYIVEIIDGNKNPVNTMVITKDTTAKFANYKAGKYFIRITYDNNKNGKWDTGNVSEGRQPEKIWNEPKELSIRALWERNETITIPKE; encoded by the coding sequence ATGGCCAAAAATAGCAATGTATCCAACTTCCGGCTTTTTGCATCCCTCCTGCTGCTAACTTCGCTGATTTATAGCTGTGCAAGCATCCAACAACCCCAGGGCGGACCTCGTGATACGACTCCACCGAAGGTTTTAAAAATGGAGCCAAAAAATTTAACGACAAATTTTAAGGCGAAAAAAATTACTATAGAATTCGACGAGTACTTTAAGCTTCAGAATGAGTTCAAAGAGTTTTCAATTTCTCCGGAATTGAAAATTGCGCCAACGCTGAAAACCAAAAAGAAAATACTGGAAATATCCTTCACAGACAGTCTGGAAAAAAATACAACTTATACGCTGAACTTTGGTAAAGCCATTGCCGACATCAATGAAAGCAATGTCCTCAAAAATTTCTCCTATGTGTTTTCAACCGGACCTAAATTAGACTCCCTCAGCATCAAAGGTAAAATTACCAATTCCGCCACCGGCGAACCTGAAATTGAAGCGGTCGCATTTATTCTTCCTATAGAAAGAGATACCATCTTCGGAAAAGCTAAACCTTCTATCTATACGCTTACAGATAGTAGTGGTAATTATAGCCTCAATAATTTAAGAGAAGGCACTTACAGAATCTATGCTTTGAAAGAAAAAGGAGGCGATAAAATCTACCAGCAAAGTACAGATGAAATTGGATTTATAAAAGATTCAATCGTATTAAAGCACAATCTAGACACGGTAAATATGCGGGTTTTCAAGGAAGATGCTAAGGTCTTCAGAATCCTTGACCGACGCATAAATGCAGATGGAAGCATCAGTTTTGCACTCAATCAGAAGCTAAAAAAACCAGAAGTAACCATCGTTGAACCGGCGGCATTGGACGCCACAAAGTTTGCAAAATTCAGTAAAAATAATGACTCCCTGAAAATCTGGCTAACGGATCTCTCTTTTGATTCTACTAAAGTCAGCCTCAAATCAGAGGGCAAATTACTCCAGTCATCAACACTGACAAGAGGAAAAAAGGAAACCTATAACAGGGTATTATCTGCTTCCGACAACCTGGAAGATCGGACTTTAAATCCAAACAAATCTTTGAAACTTACTTTTAATTTTCCTGTCCTAAGTGTCGATGCCAGCAAAATAACATTACTGGAAGACTCTGTAGAAAGAACAAATTTTACAGTCGTTAAAGACAGTTTAGACTTTTTATCCTACCATATAAAATATCCATGGCGCATAAAAAAACCTTACCAAATGAAGTTTGGAGCTGGTGCATTTACCGCCATATTTAATACAAAAAACAAGGAATTTTCAAAAGACTTTAAGCTTGGAAGCAAGGATGATTATGGCAGTCTGATCGTAAAGATCATTCCTCCGGAAAAGGACAAAAGCTATATTGTTGAAATCATTGATGGCAATAAAAACCCAGTAAATACAATGGTGATTACCAAAGATACAACTGCAAAATTTGCAAATTATAAAGCAGGAAAATACTTTATAAGGATCACTTATGACAACAACAAAAATGGAAAATGGGATACCGGAAATGTGTCAGAGGGCCGTCAACCGGAGAAAATTTGGAATGAACCAAAGGAACTCTCGATAAGAGCCCTTTGGGAAAGAAACGAAACAATTACTATTCCTAAAGAATAG